In the Desulfovibrio subterraneus genome, one interval contains:
- a CDS encoding VCBS domain-containing protein gives DGSYGKLTITETGEWKYELDGRAQALDNGDVRTETFTVTTNGGDTHTITITVNGTEDAPVITGTDTGAVT, from the coding sequence TGGATGGTTCCTACGGCAAGCTGACCATCACTGAAACCGGTGAATGGAAATACGAGCTGGACGGCCGCGCACAGGCGCTGGACAATGGCGACGTCCGCACCGAGACCTTTACGGTGACAACCAACGGCGGCGACACGCACACCATCACCATCACGGTGAACGGTACCGAAGATGCACCCGTCATCACCGGAACTGACACCGGAGCCGTGACCG